In a single window of the Cupriavidus sp. P-10 genome:
- a CDS encoding LysR family transcriptional regulator, producing MELRHIRYFLAVADERNVTRAAEKLGIGQPPLSQQIHALEEELGVKLFRRTGHGVVLTEAGEAFAADARRILHDTRAAVEKAQSAGRGEIGRLNIGFTGSAAFNPVVSRLIRAYRQDYPNVVLTLAEGNTSQLLSYLNDGRVDVAFVRLSGQSPAGVQLQHIAVEPMKVVLPATHPLAKRRRISLEALAEDHFVLLPREASPTLHDVIVGACKQAGFDLIAGQEAPQLSSVVNLVAAEFGVSIVPASVCQIQVEGVVYKDIVGSPVSIRLALASRIESTPAKTANFLEKAQGFGVGANAG from the coding sequence ATGGAGCTGCGGCATATTCGCTACTTTCTCGCCGTCGCTGACGAGCGCAACGTAACGCGGGCAGCGGAAAAGCTCGGCATTGGCCAGCCGCCGCTCAGCCAGCAGATTCACGCGCTGGAGGAGGAGCTCGGTGTAAAGCTGTTTCGCCGGACCGGGCATGGCGTGGTCCTGACCGAAGCGGGCGAGGCGTTCGCAGCGGATGCCCGGCGAATACTCCATGACACGCGCGCGGCCGTAGAAAAGGCACAAAGCGCCGGACGGGGCGAGATCGGGCGCCTCAACATCGGATTTACCGGTTCTGCCGCGTTCAACCCCGTGGTCTCCAGGCTGATCCGCGCATATCGGCAGGATTACCCCAATGTTGTCCTGACCCTGGCGGAAGGCAACACCTCGCAACTCCTCTCCTATCTCAACGATGGCCGTGTCGATGTGGCGTTTGTCCGATTGAGCGGGCAGTCGCCGGCGGGGGTTCAACTGCAGCACATTGCCGTGGAGCCAATGAAGGTCGTGCTTCCCGCAACCCATCCTCTTGCGAAGCGGCGCCGGATATCCCTCGAAGCATTGGCGGAAGACCATTTTGTCCTGCTACCCCGCGAGGCGAGTCCGACCTTGCATGACGTCATTGTCGGCGCCTGCAAGCAGGCCGGTTTTGATCTCATCGCCGGGCAGGAAGCGCCGCAACTCTCTTCGGTTGTGAATCTCGTTGCAGCGGAGTTCGGCGTGTCCATCGTCCCTGCGTCTGTTTGCCAGATTCAGGTCGAGGGCGTTGTCTATAAGGACATCGTCGGCAGCCCGGTTTCCATCCGCCTGGCACTCGCGTCACGGATTGAGTCGACCCCTGCGAAAACGGCTAACTTCCTCGAAAAGGCTCAGGGATTCGGCGTCGGCGCCAACGCAGGCTGA
- a CDS encoding DUF5995 family protein codes for MSLLLDPLPPPDGAAVLARFDAVLAWSRQHASRLGYFAALYRGVTLRARSALAAGAFEQPQAAERLVVLFATRYFEALAAHLGGAPVTRSWQVAFDAAGRWRPTVSQHLLLGINAHINLDLGIAAARTLADYPLPRADFERVNDLLLLMVDEVQDRLAAVWPLLRLADNVAGRLDETLIGAALVQTRAAAWDFGQALHASGGGESGLIERQDRHVAAIGQHIAAPALPLSLALAGVRMGELRVVAGIIDLLDQEVARAGPVVEAKIVGQPGI; via the coding sequence ATGAGCCTCCTGCTCGATCCGCTGCCGCCGCCTGACGGCGCGGCAGTCCTCGCGCGCTTCGATGCGGTCCTTGCCTGGTCGCGCCAGCATGCAAGCCGGCTCGGCTATTTTGCCGCGCTCTACCGCGGCGTCACGCTGCGTGCCCGCAGTGCCCTCGCGGCCGGCGCCTTCGAGCAACCCCAGGCAGCCGAACGCCTGGTGGTGCTGTTCGCCACCCGGTACTTCGAAGCGCTGGCGGCGCACCTCGGCGGCGCCCCGGTGACCCGTTCATGGCAGGTCGCCTTCGATGCCGCAGGGCGCTGGCGGCCTACGGTATCGCAACATCTGCTGCTCGGCATCAATGCGCATATCAACCTGGACCTGGGTATCGCCGCGGCCCGGACGCTGGCCGACTACCCGCTGCCACGGGCGGATTTCGAGCGCGTCAACGATCTCCTGTTGCTGATGGTCGATGAGGTTCAGGACCGGCTCGCCGCGGTCTGGCCGCTGCTGCGGCTGGCAGACAACGTGGCCGGCCGCCTGGACGAAACGCTGATCGGCGCGGCGCTTGTGCAGACGCGCGCCGCGGCATGGGATTTCGGCCAGGCATTGCACGCCAGCGGCGGCGGCGAAAGTGGCTTGATCGAACGGCAGGACCGCCACGTGGCAGCAATCGGCCAACACATCGCCGCGCCCGCCCTGCCGCTGTCGCTTGCGCTGGCAGGCGTGCGGATGGGCGAACTGCGCGTCGTCGCCGGCATCATTGACTTGCTGGACCAGGAGGTAGCCCGGGCTGGCCCTGTGGTGGAAGCCAAGATCGTAGGACAGCCGGGTATCTAG
- a CDS encoding class II aldolase/adducin family protein produces the protein MISTTDPHINRVPRNMSREEWETRVQLAAAYRLAAKFGMTDLIYTHISARVPGTPDQFLINPHGWFFDEITASSLVRIDVNGQPIGDERFEVNAAGFTIHSALHMARHDVECVVHLHTTAGMAVAAMKCGLLPINQISMQFYKRVAYHDYEGISLELDERERIVQSLKDKDYLILRNHGLLTTGRSVAEAFTRMFYLNRACEIQVTTLSAGQELVIPSPEVCEHAARQHDNYACLDTVHLDREWTALLRLLEPDAAGYRC, from the coding sequence ATGATCTCCACCACCGACCCGCATATCAATCGCGTACCCAGAAACATGTCCCGGGAAGAATGGGAGACGCGAGTCCAGCTGGCGGCCGCCTACCGTCTTGCCGCGAAGTTCGGGATGACGGACCTCATCTATACCCACATCTCCGCCCGCGTGCCCGGTACCCCGGACCAGTTCCTCATCAATCCGCATGGTTGGTTCTTCGACGAGATCACCGCCTCGTCACTGGTCAGGATCGACGTGAACGGTCAGCCGATCGGGGACGAGCGCTTTGAAGTCAATGCAGCCGGCTTCACCATTCACAGCGCGTTGCATATGGCACGCCATGACGTGGAATGCGTGGTGCATCTGCACACCACCGCGGGAATGGCCGTCGCGGCGATGAAATGTGGCCTGCTTCCCATCAACCAGATCAGCATGCAGTTCTACAAGCGCGTGGCCTATCACGACTACGAAGGCATCTCCCTGGAGCTGGATGAGCGCGAACGCATCGTCCAGTCGCTGAAGGACAAGGATTACCTGATCCTGCGCAACCATGGCCTGCTTACCACCGGCAGGTCGGTGGCCGAGGCGTTCACCCGCATGTTCTACCTGAATCGCGCCTGCGAGATCCAGGTGACGACGCTGTCGGCTGGGCAGGAGCTGGTAATTCCTTCGCCCGAGGTTTGCGAGCACGCGGCCAGGCAGCACGATAACTACGCCTGTCTCGACACTGTGCATCTCGATCGCGAGTGGACGGCGCTGCTGCGGCTGCTGGAGCCGGATGCCGCGGGGTATCGTTGCTGA
- a CDS encoding Bug family tripartite tricarboxylate transporter substrate binding protein, producing MHHHRLRVITEPAKLALAPSNSCLSRAASVADDADMTTSARRNAIEPEANPFRALEQRLNVSSPRVRARARMRYLSIQRMTAMKFAIPFFAACLTLSPMQSMAQPGDYPTKPIRLVVPYPAGGSTDAVARLVGQKLSAKFGQPVVVENRPGASEAIAASFVAKSPADGYTIFLSTMSGLTVNPSLFSKLPYAPQKDFAPIALAATIPCVVVVNPGVPVQSMPQLLEYLKARPGIAYASGGNGTPNHLGMELYKKATSVKPMHVPYKGGAPALQDLMAGQVEVMMALVPEAMPLVKAGKLKALAVTTTKRSPDYPDLPTVAESGVPGFELIFWSAFVAPAGTPKEIVTRLNQAIDAILQEKETKAKLTEMGLVPAGGSPEQLSALIKSETGKWKKVVDEVGIKLD from the coding sequence ATGCACCATCACCGGCTCAGGGTTATTACCGAACCAGCGAAGCTTGCCCTGGCGCCATCAAATTCTTGTTTGTCTCGCGCCGCATCCGTCGCCGATGATGCCGACATGACGACATCGGCGCGACGCAATGCGATAGAGCCGGAAGCCAACCCCTTCCGTGCGCTCGAGCAGCGGCTGAATGTCAGCTCACCCCGCGTACGGGCCAGAGCCCGCATGCGCTATCTTTCCATCCAGAGGATGACTGCCATGAAGTTCGCTATTCCCTTCTTCGCCGCCTGCCTGACGCTGAGCCCGATGCAGTCGATGGCGCAGCCGGGCGATTACCCCACCAAGCCGATCCGTCTGGTCGTCCCGTATCCGGCAGGCGGATCGACGGATGCCGTCGCGCGGCTGGTCGGCCAGAAGCTCTCCGCGAAATTCGGCCAGCCTGTTGTCGTCGAGAACCGGCCCGGTGCAAGCGAGGCCATCGCGGCAAGCTTCGTTGCCAAGTCGCCGGCCGATGGCTACACGATCTTTCTTTCCACCATGAGCGGCTTGACGGTCAACCCGAGCTTGTTCAGCAAGCTGCCGTATGCGCCGCAGAAAGATTTCGCGCCAATTGCCCTCGCCGCAACGATTCCCTGCGTAGTGGTCGTGAATCCCGGCGTACCGGTGCAGTCCATGCCGCAGTTGCTGGAGTACCTGAAGGCGCGGCCCGGCATCGCCTACGCATCCGGCGGAAACGGTACGCCAAACCATCTGGGCATGGAGCTCTACAAGAAGGCGACCAGCGTCAAGCCGATGCATGTGCCTTACAAAGGCGGGGCGCCCGCGCTCCAGGACCTGATGGCCGGGCAGGTAGAAGTCATGATGGCGCTCGTGCCTGAAGCCATGCCCCTGGTCAAGGCGGGCAAGCTGAAGGCCCTGGCGGTGACCACGACAAAGCGCTCTCCCGACTATCCGGACCTGCCCACGGTGGCAGAGTCCGGGGTGCCCGGGTTCGAGCTGATCTTCTGGTCCGCCTTCGTGGCGCCGGCAGGAACGCCGAAAGAGATCGTCACCCGGTTGAATCAAGCGATCGACGCCATCCTGCAAGAGAAGGAGACCAAGGCAAAGCTGACCGAAATGGGCCTCGTTCCGGCTGGCGGATCGCCCGAGCAGCTCAGTGCGCTGATCAAGAGCGAAACCGGCAAGTGGAAGAAAGTCGTCGACGAGGTCGGCATCAAGCTGGACTGA
- a CDS encoding hydantoinase/oxoprolinase family protein codes for MGKDTQQIRAGVDIGGTFTDVALECNGRIHTAKILTDYEKPERAIVAGLKAAAREASIPVGSIGAIIHGTTLATNALIERRGARTAFITSEGFRDVIEMRTEGRFEQYDLGITLPAPLVPRNDRFTVAGRLDATGQELVPLDLAGVEAVTRKLRAGEYESVAIGLMHSYRNGAHERAVRDLVAKALPDIAISISSEVSPQIREFERFNTVCANAYVKPLISSYLNRLAGALAEDGMRCPLYLIHSGGGLMSLGSAAEFPVRLLESGPAGGAIFASDIAARYALPEVVSFDMGGTTAKICLIENQVPKTGRVFEVARTYRFKKGSGMPISIPVIEMIEIGAGGGSIAHVDEMKQVRVGPESAGSEPGPACYGRGGRRPTVTDADLVLGKLDPERFAGGSIRLDRLASETALANDIGKPLQGETIQAAHAVAEVVDESMANAARMHAVENGRALEQYTMIAYGGAAPLHAVRLCEKLGIRRLLVPAGAGVGSAIGFLRAPFSYESLRSAVMRLADFDAGVVNHLLEQMEAEVSSFLADAGYEGETIRELRAYMRYAGQGWEIPIPVEIHRFDAASTGTLRERFTASYVELFGHAVDGLDVEVVSWALSLRTELAPPQRVQACSGQVPPAGAATAPMAWRDVLDAKTGQQHRCAIYDRGQLVQGEGIDGPLIVVERETSTYVSPDYRVTRQQDDCLLIERRN; via the coding sequence ATGGGCAAAGATACACAACAGATCAGGGCAGGCGTCGATATCGGCGGCACCTTCACGGATGTTGCACTGGAGTGCAACGGCCGCATCCATACGGCAAAGATACTGACTGACTACGAGAAGCCCGAGCGTGCCATCGTCGCCGGGCTGAAGGCCGCGGCGCGCGAGGCATCGATACCAGTGGGATCGATCGGCGCGATTATCCACGGCACCACGCTGGCCACCAACGCACTGATCGAGCGGCGCGGTGCGCGCACCGCATTCATCACGTCGGAGGGATTTCGCGACGTGATTGAAATGCGCACCGAAGGGCGTTTCGAGCAGTATGACCTGGGCATTACGTTGCCGGCGCCGCTGGTCCCGCGCAATGACCGGTTTACCGTCGCAGGGCGTCTGGATGCAACGGGCCAGGAACTTGTGCCGCTGGACCTGGCCGGGGTGGAGGCCGTGACCCGAAAACTGCGCGCTGGCGAGTATGAAAGCGTTGCGATCGGCCTGATGCACAGCTATCGGAATGGCGCACACGAACGCGCGGTGCGCGACCTGGTGGCAAAGGCGCTGCCGGACATCGCCATCTCCATCTCGAGTGAAGTGTCGCCCCAGATCCGTGAATTCGAGCGGTTCAACACGGTTTGCGCCAATGCCTATGTCAAGCCGCTGATTTCTTCGTATCTGAACCGGCTTGCCGGTGCGCTGGCCGAGGACGGGATGCGCTGCCCCTTGTATCTGATCCACTCCGGCGGGGGGCTGATGTCGCTGGGAAGCGCCGCCGAGTTTCCGGTGCGGCTGCTGGAATCCGGGCCGGCAGGCGGGGCGATCTTCGCCAGCGACATTGCCGCGCGCTACGCGTTGCCGGAGGTGGTTTCGTTCGATATGGGCGGGACGACGGCAAAGATCTGCCTGATCGAGAACCAGGTGCCAAAGACAGGGCGCGTGTTCGAGGTGGCGCGGACCTATCGCTTCAAGAAGGGCAGTGGCATGCCGATCTCGATCCCCGTCATCGAAATGATCGAAATCGGCGCTGGTGGCGGCTCGATCGCCCACGTCGATGAGATGAAGCAGGTGCGGGTCGGACCGGAAAGCGCGGGTTCCGAGCCGGGGCCGGCATGTTATGGCCGCGGCGGCAGGCGCCCCACGGTGACCGATGCGGACCTGGTGCTGGGCAAGCTCGATCCTGAACGCTTTGCCGGCGGCAGCATCAGGCTGGACCGCCTGGCATCGGAGACGGCGCTGGCCAACGATATCGGCAAGCCGCTGCAGGGCGAGACCATCCAGGCCGCCCACGCCGTGGCGGAAGTGGTCGATGAGAGCATGGCCAATGCGGCGCGCATGCATGCGGTAGAAAACGGCCGCGCCCTGGAGCAGTACACCATGATCGCCTACGGGGGCGCGGCGCCGCTGCATGCCGTGCGCTTGTGCGAAAAGCTTGGCATCCGCAGGCTGCTGGTCCCCGCCGGGGCAGGCGTAGGCTCGGCCATCGGTTTCCTGCGCGCGCCGTTTTCTTATGAGTCGTTGCGCAGCGCCGTGATGCGACTGGCAGATTTCGATGCCGGGGTGGTGAACCATCTTCTTGAGCAGATGGAGGCTGAGGTTTCGTCCTTCCTGGCGGATGCCGGCTACGAAGGCGAAACCATACGCGAACTCCGCGCCTACATGCGCTATGCGGGGCAGGGCTGGGAGATCCCCATTCCCGTGGAAATCCACCGCTTCGATGCGGCCAGCACCGGGACGTTGCGCGAGCGTTTCACCGCGTCCTATGTCGAACTGTTCGGACATGCCGTCGATGGGCTCGATGTCGAGGTTGTCAGCTGGGCGCTTTCGCTGCGCACCGAACTGGCCCCTCCGCAACGTGTACAGGCATGCAGCGGCCAGGTGCCGCCTGCCGGGGCCGCCACGGCACCGATGGCATGGCGCGATGTCCTCGACGCAAAGACCGGGCAGCAGCACCGCTGCGCAATCTATGACCGCGGACAACTCGTGCAGGGGGAGGGCATCGACGGGCCCCTGATCGTTGTAGAGCGGGAGACCTCTACCTACGTCAGCCCGGACTACCGGGTCACCCGCCAGCAGGACGACTGCCTGCTCATCGAACGCCGCAATTGA
- a CDS encoding LysR substrate-binding domain-containing protein, producing the protein MQYRLPPLNTLRIFEAIYRRGSIRQAAAELCLTPQAISQQLKILESSLGQSLFERSIRSLTPTEAARRLYGPVKEGLDQFAQGVSAVSGDTAKKSLYLHVSPYFSTHYLVRNLGNFTADLPELEFRMSVGVEMVDLDHQGIDAAIHWGYGGSSTLTEIPLIEDLKVLVAAPPLLARQPINAPEDLLRHNLVLPLAKNSLWPDTLEMLGLEPKAGQSVLQLHTHDAMLEATLAGLGIGFISYLDALRHIEAGELVAPFGVDLLRQLPLEKTPQFFLCFKQERAQSPVLKRFIEWLLEYVCQPEVIGYESRCKWKAG; encoded by the coding sequence ATGCAATACAGACTGCCACCTCTGAACACGCTCCGCATCTTCGAGGCCATCTATCGCCGGGGCTCCATTCGCCAGGCGGCGGCCGAGCTTTGCCTGACGCCACAGGCGATCAGCCAGCAACTCAAGATCCTGGAGTCCTCGCTGGGACAAAGCCTCTTCGAGCGCAGCATCCGCAGCCTGACGCCGACCGAGGCAGCCAGGCGGCTTTATGGCCCGGTCAAGGAGGGTCTGGACCAGTTCGCACAGGGCGTCAGTGCCGTAAGCGGTGACACGGCGAAGAAGAGCCTGTATCTCCATGTCAGCCCTTATTTCTCCACGCATTACCTGGTGCGCAACCTGGGAAACTTCACCGCCGACCTCCCTGAACTGGAGTTCCGCATGTCGGTCGGCGTGGAGATGGTCGATCTTGACCACCAGGGCATCGATGCCGCGATCCATTGGGGCTACGGGGGCAGCAGCACGCTGACCGAGATACCGCTGATCGAAGACCTGAAGGTACTGGTTGCCGCCCCGCCCCTGCTTGCACGGCAGCCGATCAACGCACCGGAAGACTTGCTGCGCCATAACCTGGTGCTGCCGCTGGCAAAGAATTCGCTCTGGCCTGACACGCTCGAGATGCTGGGGCTCGAACCGAAAGCGGGACAGTCCGTGCTCCAGCTGCACACGCACGACGCCATGCTGGAGGCCACGCTGGCCGGGCTAGGTATCGGCTTTATCTCCTACCTGGACGCGCTCAGGCACATCGAAGCCGGGGAACTGGTTGCGCCGTTCGGCGTAGATCTGTTGCGCCAGTTGCCTCTGGAGAAAACGCCTCAATTCTTCCTCTGCTTCAAGCAGGAACGCGCGCAGTCTCCCGTGCTCAAGCGGTTTATCGAGTGGTTGCTCGAGTATGTCTGCCAGCCCGAGGTCATCGGCTACGAATCGCGTTGCAAGTGGAAAGCAGGCTAG
- the sdhD gene encoding succinate dehydrogenase, hydrophobic membrane anchor protein, translating to MANNNIGPKRLVVGAHYGLKDWLAQRVTAVIMVVFTVVLAIAFLLSNGASYEAWAGLFANQWMKIITFLTILSLLYHAWIGVRDIWMDYVRPMAVRLVLQVLTILWLVGCAGYAAQILWRV from the coding sequence GTGGCAAATAACAATATCGGTCCCAAGCGTCTGGTCGTCGGTGCCCATTACGGCCTGAAAGACTGGCTCGCGCAACGCGTCACGGCCGTGATCATGGTGGTGTTCACCGTGGTCCTGGCCATTGCCTTCCTGCTGTCGAACGGCGCTTCGTACGAAGCGTGGGCAGGGCTCTTCGCCAACCAGTGGATGAAGATCATCACGTTCCTGACCATCCTGTCGCTGCTCTACCACGCCTGGATCGGCGTGCGCGACATCTGGATGGACTATGTGAGGCCGATGGCGGTGCGCCTCGTGCTGCAAGTACTTACGATTCTGTGGCTCGTCGGTTGCGCGGGCTACGCTGCTCAGATTCTCTGGAGGGTGTAA
- a CDS encoding HD domain-containing protein, whose translation MEKVNFIEMKAGTAEEFQMLAARDEAYSHALPDRILEILSTQASDDGGYQVNRLEHVLQTATRACRDGASEAWIVAALLHDVGDVLAPDNHSAVAAEILRPFVSDEIYWVIRHHGVFQGVYYWHHIGRDRHAREAFRGHPYFASAERFCEQWDQNSFDPHYDTLPLEVFAPMVRRVFTSQPHHAGQPALAPTPNP comes from the coding sequence GTGGAAAAAGTCAATTTCATCGAGATGAAGGCCGGCACGGCCGAAGAGTTCCAGATGCTGGCCGCCCGGGACGAGGCATACAGCCATGCGCTACCCGATCGGATCCTGGAGATCTTGTCAACACAGGCGAGCGACGATGGCGGCTACCAGGTCAATCGCCTGGAGCATGTCCTGCAGACCGCGACGCGTGCCTGTCGTGATGGGGCATCCGAGGCATGGATCGTTGCTGCGCTGCTGCATGATGTCGGTGACGTCCTGGCTCCGGACAATCATTCAGCCGTCGCGGCGGAGATTCTGCGGCCGTTTGTCTCGGACGAGATTTACTGGGTCATCCGGCACCATGGCGTCTTCCAGGGGGTCTACTACTGGCACCATATTGGTCGCGACAGGCACGCACGCGAGGCGTTTCGCGGGCACCCGTACTTTGCATCGGCCGAACGCTTCTGCGAACAGTGGGATCAAAACTCGTTCGATCCCCACTATGACACCCTGCCGCTGGAAGTCTTTGCGCCGATGGTAAGGCGTGTCTTCACGTCCCAGCCACATCATGCAGGTCAGCCTGCGTTGGCGCCGACGCCGAATCCCTGA
- the sdhC gene encoding succinate dehydrogenase, cytochrome b556 subunit has product MEKQLSTRPEYRNIGISQIAKYRLPWAGKVSILHRVSGALMFLLLPFVLYLFEQSITSELSFAKFSALLSGGFVKLVVLALIWGYLHHFCAGIRFLLLDVHVGVSKPASAKSAISVLVVSLLLTLIFGLKLFGLF; this is encoded by the coding sequence ATGGAAAAGCAACTATCCACCAGGCCCGAATACCGGAATATCGGTATTTCGCAGATCGCGAAATACCGGTTGCCCTGGGCCGGCAAGGTATCCATCCTGCATCGCGTGAGCGGTGCCTTGATGTTCCTCCTCCTTCCCTTCGTCCTGTATCTGTTCGAGCAGAGCATCACCTCCGAACTGAGCTTCGCAAAGTTTTCGGCCCTGCTGTCCGGTGGCTTTGTCAAGCTGGTTGTGCTGGCCCTGATCTGGGGGTATCTGCATCATTTCTGCGCGGGTATCCGCTTCCTGCTGCTGGATGTGCACGTTGGTGTGTCCAAGCCCGCTTCGGCTAAGTCTGCCATCAGCGTGCTGGTTGTCAGCCTGCTGCTTACCCTGATTTTCGGCCTGAAGCTGTTCGGCCTGTTCTGA
- a CDS encoding hydantoinase B/oxoprolinase family protein yields MSHQIAVHQQIMWNRLISVVEEQAITLMRTAFCTSVREAGDLSAGVFDAQGRMIAQAVTGTPGHVNSMAESVAHFARLFDPQRLAPGDVLVTNDPWMGTGHLHDITVVTPVFRKQGDAPRLIGYFASTAHVVDIGGRGFGPDAGDVFEEGICIPPMKLYKRGELNEDLIAILRCNVREQDQVVGDFQSLAACNETGRRRLDAMLDEFALTDLASLAEFIFAHSEQATRARIQGLQGGQHRYAMTVDGYERPIELKVAVEARAGALHADFAGTSGTSRYGINVPLTYTKAYTCYALKCAIAPDIPNNWGSLLPFEISAPAGCILNAPRPCPVSVRHVIGHLIPDVILGALQPLCPEVVPAEGASALWNLQMRFQGVTDETNGLQHEVLMFNTGGTGGRPSSDGLSATAFPSGVQVMSVEVTESVGPIVIWRKELRPDSAGAGRWRGGLGQHIEISARAGYEFSLNAMFDRVAFPARGHHGGGNGAAGRVALDDGTVLRTKGKQTIPAGRRLVLALPGGGGNGPAGERAADLVRRDVAFGYLSREQAERDYPHVFAAAAAAVSSV; encoded by the coding sequence ATGAGCCATCAAATCGCAGTACACCAGCAGATCATGTGGAACCGCCTGATTTCCGTGGTGGAGGAACAGGCGATCACGCTGATGCGCACCGCGTTCTGCACCAGCGTGAGAGAGGCGGGAGACCTGTCCGCCGGGGTTTTCGATGCGCAAGGCCGCATGATTGCGCAGGCCGTCACCGGAACGCCTGGCCATGTGAACTCCATGGCGGAGTCGGTGGCGCATTTTGCGCGCTTGTTCGACCCGCAACGCCTGGCACCCGGCGATGTGCTGGTCACCAATGACCCCTGGATGGGTACCGGCCATCTGCACGACATCACCGTGGTGACGCCAGTCTTCCGCAAGCAGGGCGACGCGCCACGGCTGATCGGCTATTTCGCGTCGACGGCGCATGTGGTGGATATTGGCGGCCGCGGCTTCGGGCCCGACGCAGGGGATGTGTTCGAGGAGGGAATCTGTATCCCGCCGATGAAGCTGTACAAACGCGGCGAGCTTAACGAAGACCTCATCGCCATCCTGCGCTGCAATGTACGAGAGCAAGACCAGGTCGTTGGCGACTTCCAGTCGCTCGCCGCCTGCAACGAGACCGGCAGGCGCCGCCTGGACGCGATGCTTGATGAGTTTGCCTTGACGGATCTCGCTTCGCTGGCCGAATTTATCTTTGCGCACAGCGAGCAAGCCACCCGCGCGCGCATCCAGGGACTGCAAGGCGGACAGCACAGGTATGCCATGACCGTCGATGGCTATGAGCGGCCGATTGAACTGAAGGTTGCCGTCGAGGCCAGGGCGGGGGCGCTGCACGCCGACTTTGCCGGCACCTCAGGCACTAGCCGCTATGGCATCAACGTACCGCTGACCTATACCAAGGCTTACACGTGCTATGCGCTCAAGTGCGCCATCGCGCCTGATATCCCCAATAACTGGGGTTCCCTGCTGCCGTTCGAGATCTCGGCCCCGGCAGGCTGCATTCTCAATGCACCGCGGCCATGCCCGGTATCGGTACGGCACGTCATCGGGCATCTGATTCCCGATGTCATCCTCGGCGCGCTGCAGCCGCTTTGCCCGGAAGTCGTTCCCGCTGAAGGGGCGAGCGCGCTGTGGAACCTGCAGATGCGCTTCCAGGGCGTCACCGACGAGACGAACGGGCTCCAGCACGAAGTGCTGATGTTCAACACTGGCGGCACCGGCGGCCGCCCGTCGAGCGACGGACTCAGCGCCACGGCATTTCCAAGCGGTGTCCAGGTCATGTCGGTCGAAGTGACGGAGAGCGTGGGCCCGATCGTCATCTGGCGCAAGGAGCTGCGGCCGGATTCGGCGGGCGCAGGGCGGTGGCGGGGTGGCCTGGGCCAGCATATTGAAATCAGTGCCCGCGCCGGCTACGAGTTCAGCCTGAATGCCATGTTCGATCGTGTTGCGTTCCCCGCGCGAGGCCATCACGGCGGTGGCAACGGTGCCGCCGGCAGGGTGGCCCTGGACGACGGCACCGTCCTGAGAACCAAGGGCAAGCAGACCATTCCGGCCGGCCGCAGGCTGGTGCTCGCCCTTCCGGGCGGTGGCGGCAACGGGCCGGCCGGCGAGCGCGCGGCAGACCTTGTCAGGCGCGACGTCGCCTTCGGCTACCTCAGCCGAGAGCAGGCAGAGCGCGACTATCCGCACGTCTTTGCCGCTGCTGCCGCGGCCGTAAGCAGCGTCTAA